The Streptomyces durmitorensis genome contains the following window.
CCTTGTCCGCGCCGTACTTCGCCACCAGCTTGTCGTGCAGCGCGGGCAGGAAGCGGCGGTTCCAGGTGGTGCGCGGGATGTGCACGGCGGTGTCGATGCGGAAGCCGTCGACGCCGATGTCGATGTACTTGTCGTAGGCGTCGATCAGGTACTGCTGCACCTCGGAGTTCTCGGTGTTGAAGTCCGCCAGGTCGTCGTGGAGCCAGCAGCTGCGCGAGTCCTCGCGTCCCAGTTGCCGATCCAGCACTGGTGGTACTTGGACGCGGGGAACATGCCTGATGTGGGGCTCGGCCACTGGCAGTTGTAGATCTTCCTGCCGCGACGGCGGACGAATCAGGCTCGCCCTGGGCGGCGCTCCCGGACCCTGGCAACAGGGTCAGGAGCAGGCCGCCCAGGACGGCGCCATGAGCAGGCGTGATGTGTGGTGCGACATGCGGCTTCCTGTACGCAGTGGGGTACGTGGGAGGGCGACGCGCGCCATCAGCCCGGATCGGTTGTCTCGCGGAACCGGTCCGGCCCCTGGTTCAGCCTCGCTCGAAGACGGCGACGCTCCGTGCGGGGACGCTGAAGGTGCCCGAACTCCTTTCGTACGAGGCCGACTTGACCACCGGGTCGGCACCCTTCGCCTGGACGGGGTGCAGTGCGTACGCGGTGTTCGCGAGGTCCGCGACGCGCTGCTTCTGCGCGTCCGGGGTCGCGTTGAAGACGACCACGAGGTTCCCGAGCTCCATGGTGATGACGCCGGGAGTCTCGGCGGACGTACCCGAGAGCGGGTACGAGAGCCGGGACTGGACCTGGCCGGACGTGGCCAGGGAGAACGCGGGCTCCGTCGCGCGCAGCTTCACCAGGTCCTGGTAGGCGGCCGAGGTTCCGTCGATCTCCGCGCAGCCCGGGGTCAGGGTGGCGGACGTCAACAGGGGCTTTCCGTAGGGCCACTTGTCCTTGTTGTCGGCGGCCGGGGGCAGGCCACGCCCGAATCCGTTGCCGTCACGGCAGTCCCAGTGCAGGGCGTTGAACCAGTCGCCGCTGTCGTAGGAGTTGCGGTCCAGGGACTTGGAGCGCAGCAGGTCGCTGCCGGCCTGGGACAGGGACGGGCCCTGGGCCAGGGTGGAGGTCGCCATGGCGAGCACCTGCATGCGCGAGCGCTCGGCGGCCGTGGTGTCCGAGGGCAGCTTGAAGGCCAGGGCGTCGTACAGCGATTCGTTGTCATGGGCGTCGGAGTAGGAGAGGGCGTCGCCGGGAGCCGCCGCGTATCCGGCCGGGGCGCCGTTGTAGTCGACCTCGGATCCCTTGACCCGCTTTCCTGTGGAGTCGGTGAAGGTGTACGCGGCGAGGTTGCCGGTGAGGGCCACCTTCAGGAGGTCCTGGTAGTGCAGGAGCCGGGCCTTCTGCTCGGCCGGGGTGCCGTTCGCCTTCGAGGCGTTGGGGTCGGTGAACAGGCCGCTGGCGAAGCCCTGGACGCCGGGGTCCTCGTCGAAGGGGCCACCGCCGCGCACCGCGTCGCGACCGCGGTCGGAGAAGGTGGCGATGCCTGTGCCCGCCATGTTCTTCTGGGTGGCCTGGACGAAGCGGGCGTCGTCCGCGATCTCGCCGAAGTTCCAGCCCTCGCCGTACAGGACGATGTTCTTCCCGTCGACGCCGTCCTTCTTGAGGGTCAGCGCGTCCAGGGCCTTGCGGACGGCCAGGATGTTGGCCTTGGGGTGGTGCCCCATCAGGTCGAAGCGGAAGCCGTCGACCTTGTACTCCTTGGCCCAGGTGACAAGGGAGTCGACCACGAGTTTGCCCATCATGGCGTTCTCGGGGGCGGTGTTGGCGCAGCAGGTGGAGGTGGCCACGGTGCCGTCGGCAAGGAGACGCTGGTAGTAGCCGGGCACGATCTTGTCCAGGACGGACTTGTCGGCCTGGCCGCTCGCGACGGTGTGGTTGTAGACGACGTCCATCACGGTGCGCAGACCGGAGTCGCCCAGGCCCTGCACCATCTGCCGGAACTCGACCGTGCGGCGGGTCCCGGAAGGGTCGCTCGCGTAGCTGCCCTCGGGCACCGTGTAGTGCAGGGGGTCGTAGCCCCAGTTGTAGGCGTCCTTGGCCGCGGTCCTGGTGACGCAGGCCTGCTGCTGGTCGGAGTCCGGGGCGGGCGCCCTCAGGTCGCAGTCGGGCGTGGCCTGGTCGGCGGCGCGCTCGGGGATGGTGCCGATGTCGAAGGCGGGCAGCAGATGGACGTAGGAGGTGCCTGCCTTGGCCAGCTTGCTCAGGTGCTTCATGCCGTCGGACTTCGTGTCGGTGAAGGCCAGGTACTTGCCGGGGTGACGCGCCGTACTGTCCTCGACGGAGAAGTCACGGATGTGCAGTTCCTGGATCTGCGCGTCGCGCAGCGGCGTCGCCTTCGGCTTCCTCAGCTGTTCCCAGCCCTTGGGGGCCAGCTTCGGGTCGTCGAGGTCGACGGCGATGCTGCGCCGCGAGTCGGCGGTGAGCGCCGTGGAGTAGGGGTCGGTGACCTTGTTGGTGACGACCTTCTGGACGCTGGGCGCCCACACCTTCACGACGTACCGGTACTGCTTGCCCGTCCAGCTCCTGGCTCCGGCGACGGACCATACGCCGCTGGTGTCGTCGCGCCGCATCGCCACGCGCTTGCCGTCGAGTTCGAGGCTGACGGACTGGGCGGTGGGAGCCCACAGGGCCAGGGTGGGGCGGCCGCCCCGGAACTGCGGGCCAAGAGCGGCCTTGGTGGCGGTGGCGCTGTAGAGGTCGTCGAGGACGCCCTGCGTCTGGACTCCCGTGGCGGTGAGCAGGGTGCCGTCGGCGCTGCTGCGGGTGGCGACGAGCTGGCCGGTGAGGGCGTGGCGGACCCGGTCCCGGTCGCGTGGGTCGACGGTGAAGGCCGCGTAGCCCTTCAGGTGCGGGTACTTCTTGCGCTGGGCGTCGGTCAGGCCGCCCTCGGCCGGGGCGAGGCGGATCCGCCGTCCCTCGCCGACGAGTGCGCCGTTCTTGACGGTCAGCTGTCCGTCGTGGGCGTACACCAGCTCCTGGGTGGCGGAGTCGCCTCGGACGTCCCAGGCGACGGTGTCGCGGTCGACCCACTGCGCCCGGGACGTGGACAGGTCCAGGTCGGCGGGCGCGTCGGCGGCGGCCGGTGCTCGGGGCGCCGCGGCGACCGAGGGTGTCATGGGCGCGACCGCGGCGAGCAGGGCGAGGGCCGTGGTCACGAGGGTGCGGCGGGGGGAGCCGGCCAAGGGGAGCTTCTCCTTGTGAAGTGCGGGGCACGGGATGCGGAAAGTGAGCGCGCCGGGGGCAAGAATCAGCCCCTCCGGCGTTTGAGGAGCGGGGTCCGGGGCGGGGCCCCGAGTCGGTGTGGGCCGCCCGGCGGCGGGGAAGCGAACGCCGGGCGGCCCGTGAAGCAGGGCGGTCAGCCGCGCCGCATGGCACTCAGCAGCTCTTGGCCCCGGTGTGCAGGGCAAGCGCGGTGTTCGGCGCCACGGTGGCCGTGAACTGGCCGGAGCCGTTGACGGTGACGCTCCTGCCGCTCTGGACGTCGCAGTAGCTGCCCGCGGCGAGGGACGTCTGGAAGGTCCGGCCGACCGAGGAGCCCTCGTGGTTGACGACCACGTACGCCTTGTCTCCGCGGCCGAACGCGATGGCGTTGTTGCCGTTGTCCCACCAGTTGGTCATGCCTGTTCCGCGTGCGGTGTTGCGGAACTTGACCATGCTCCTGATCTCGGGCCAGGCGTGCTGGCACTTCCAGCCGTCGCTGTAGCAGGCCTTCACCTGGCCGCCATGGGGCGATCCCGCGTCGTTGTTGCTGAACTCGTAGCCGGAGTGCACGTCCGGGGAGCCGTAGGGCAGCGCCAGCATGAAGACGTGCGCGAGGGTGTAGTTCGCGCCGTCCTTGTAGCTGAGGGTCTGGCCGTGCCGCTCGGTGTCGTGGTTGGCGACGAAGACGGCGGCCGATCCGCTCGGCATGTAGCCCCAGCCCTCACCGAAGTTCTTCAGGTAGGCGAGCTTCTCGTTGTTGAACACGCGCTTGAGGTCCCAGCCGTAGCGGAACTCCTGGGCGTCACCGGTGGCGGTGTACTCGCTCGGCGAGACCGCCTCGCCCGAGCCGTAGATCGTCTCCTGCTTGAAGTAGACGCCGGGGTTGCTGAGCCGGGACTTGATGTTCTTCAGGTCGTCCACGGGGATGTGCTTGGCCGCGTCGACCCGGAAGCCGTCGACACCCAGGGAAAGGAGGTCGTTCAGGTAGGCCGCGACCCGTCCGCGGACGTACTCCTCACCGGTGTCGAGGTCGGCGAGTCCGCCCAGCTCACAGTTCTGGACGTTCCCGCGGTCCTGGTAATTGCCGATCTCCGAGCGGCAGTTGTCCATGTCGGCGCCCGAGTACGTGCCCGGGTAGTCGTACTTGGTGAACGCGGAGCCCGCCGAGCCGGTGCCGGAGGCGTTCGTCATGTGGTTGATCACCGCGTCGGCGACGACCTTCACCCCGGCCGCGTGGCAAGTGTCGACCATGTTCTTGAACGCGGCCCGGTCGCCGAGCCGGGTGCCGATCTTGTAGCTGACGGGCTGGTAGGCGGCCCACCACGCCTCACCCTGGATACGTTCCTGGGGCGGGGAGACCTGCACGTAGCCGTATCCGTCGGGGCCGAGCTGCTGTGTGCACGCCTTGGCCACCGAGTCGAATTTCCACTCGAAGAGCACGGCGGTGACGTCCTTGCCGCCGGGCGGGGCGGCCTGCGCCTGCGGGGCTCCGGCGACGATGCCGCCCGCGGCACCCGCCACCAGGGCGAGGGTCGCGGCGAGAGGTCTGCGGACTCTGGTCTTTCGGCCGGCCATGAGGGCCTCCTGCATGAGTGAGATGTGACTGCATGAGTGAGGTGTGACCTTGTCCGGCAACGCGCCGTGCCCGTCAGGCCGTTGAAGGATGTTGCAGAAATATTTCAACGCCGTTTTCGGTCGAGACCGTACGACCCTCGGGAACCTCGGTCAACCCTCCGCGCACACTCTCGCGGCAGATGCGGAGGCCCTGGGATGCAGTGCGCCGCAAAACCTTCCGCAAGACCTTGCGGCGGTGTTACGTTCAACCACGACTCCGGTCCGGACGGCCGGGGGACCCGGACAACGGGCCCCACGCGCCCGGCCGTTCGGACCGGTCATGGAACGGGGAGGCCCCGGAGCCACCATCACGACCCCGCTGCCCCGACCGGGCAGGCACCGGGAGCCTCCCTCTCAGCGCCGCGGCTGCGCCGTGGAGCCGCGCACCACCAGCTCGGGCTGGAAGACGAACTCCGTGTGCTGCACCGGGTTTCCGTGCAGCTCCTCGAGCAGGGCGCCCACCGCGGCACTCGCCATCGCCTGCACCGGCTGCCGCACCGTGGTCAGCGGCGGGTCCGTGAAGGCGATCAGGGGCGAGTCGTCGAAGCCGACCACGGAGACGTCGCCGGGCACCGAGAGGCCGCGCTCGCGCACCGCACGCACCGCGCCGAGCGCCATCATGTCGCTGCCGCAGACCATCGCCGTGCACCCCTGGTCGAGCAGGGCGCTGGCCGCCGCGTGCCCGCCCTCCACCGTGAACAGCGTGCGCTGCACGAGCTGTTCGGCCTCCCCCTGTTCCAGGCCGAGCAGCGCGTGCAGCGCCGACGTGAACCCCTCCGCCTTGCGCAGCGAGGGGACGTAGCGGGTCGGGCCGATGGCCAGACCGATCCGCTGGTGACCCAGGTCGACGAGGTGGCGCACCGCCATCCGCGCGGCCGCGCGGTCGTCGGGCGACACGAAGGACACCGGGATGTGCTCGTTGTAGCCGTTGATCAGGACGAACGGCACGCCGCGGGCGTGCAGTTCGAGATATCGGGTGGGGTCCGCCGTGGTGTCGGCGTGCAGTCCGGAGAGGAAGACGATGCCGCTGACCCGACGCTCCTCCAACTGCTCGACCAGCTCGTCCTCGCTGGCCCCGTCCGGCATCTGGGTGCACAGCATCGGCGTGTAGCCGTGCCCGGACAGGACCTGCTCCACGACCTGCGCGAAGGCGGGGAAGATCGGGTTGCTGAGCTCGGGTATGACCAGGCCGACCAGGCCCGCGCTGTGCCGCTTGAGCCGCATCGGCCGCTCGTAGCCAAGGACGTCCAGGGCGGCGAGCACCCGGCGCCGGGTGCCGGCCGCCACCCCCGGCTTTCCGTTGAGCACCCGGCTCGCGGTGGCCTCGCTGACCCCGGACTGGGCCGCGAGGTCCGCGAGCCGCGGGGCGCCCCGGTCGGACCGGTCGGCGTCCCGCGGCGGGGAGAGGGTCACACCGCCCACCAGACGGTGGTGTCGGCGGGCAGCTCGACCTTGCCGTCCGCCGTCTCCACCTCGGCGTTGGACAGGAGGATCCGGCCGGGGGCCGGGATGCGCACCGCCGCGCCGGTGGTGTTGGCCGTGCAGACGAAGCCGTCGCGGCGGAAGGCCAGTACGCCCTCGGGAGCCTCGAGCCACTCCAGCGAGTCGCCCGCCCCGAGCCCCGGCTGCTCCCGGCGCAGGGCAAGGGCACGGCGGTACAGCTCCAGGGTCGACGCGGGATCGCCGGTCTGCGCCTGGACACTGAGCTCGCCCCAGCCTTCGGGCTGCGGAAGCCAGCTGCCGCCCGCGCCGAATCCGTAACTGGAGCCGTCGGTGGTCCATGGGATCGGCACCCGGCAGCCGTCGCGGAACCCGTCCTGCCCGCTCGCGCGGACGAACGAGGGGTCCTGGCGCACCTCGTCGGGCAGCTCGGTGACGTCCGGCAGACCCAGCTCCTCGCCCTGGTAGACGTACGCGGAGCCGGGCAGCGCCAGCATCAGGAGCGTCGCGGCGCGGGCGCGGCGCAGGCCGAGCGCGCGGTCACCGGCGGTGCGCAGCTGGGTGCCGAGTCCGGGCGGGTTGGCGAACCGCGTGGCGTGGCGGGTGACGTCGTGGTTGGAGAGCACCCAGGTGGCCGGGGCGCCGACGGGCCGCATCGCGGCCAGCGACACGTCGATGACCTCGCGCAGCTCCGTGGCGTCCCAATGGGTGCCCAGGTACTGGAAGTTGAAGGCCTGGTGCATCTCGTCCTGGCGCACGTAGGCGGCCGCGCGCTCGACGGTCGGGGTCCATGCCTCGGCGACGAGAATGCGCTCGCCCGCGTATTCGGTGAGCACCTTGCGCCAGCTGCGGTAGATCTCGTGCACGCCGTCCTGATCGAAGAACGGCATGACGTCGTTGCCGAGCAGCTTGAGCTGGTCGCCGCGGCCGATGTCGGGCAGACCTTCGGCCTTCACCAGGCCGTGGGCGACGTCGACGCGGAAGCCGTCGACGCCCATGTCGAGCCAGAAACGCAGGATCGAGCGGAACTCGTCGTGCACGGCGGGGTGTTCCCAGTTGAAGTCGGGCTGCTCGGGCGCGAAGAGGTGGAGGTACCACTCGCCGTCCGGCACCCGCGTCCAGGCCGGGCCGCCGAAGACGGACTCCCAGTCGTTGGGCGGGAGTTCACCGTCCTCGCCCTTGCCCGGCCGGAAGTGGTAGCGCTCGCGCAGGGGTGAGCCGGGGCCCTCGCGCAGGGCGCGCCGGAACCAGTCGTGCCGGTCCGAGGAGTGGTTGGGCACGAGGTCGACGATGATGCGCAGGCCCAGGTCGTGGGCGTCCCGCAGCAGGGCGTCGGCGTCCAGGAGACTGCCGAACATCGGGTCGATCGCGCGGTAGTCGGCGACGTCGTACCCGGCGTCGGCCTGCGGCGACGCGTAGAAGGGGCTGAGCCAGACGGCGTCGACGCCCAGGTCCCTGAGGTAGGGCAGGCGGGCACGGACACCGTCCAGGTCGCCCATTCCGTCGCCGTTGCCGTCGGCGAAGCTGCGCGGGTAGACCTGGTAGATCACCGCGCCACGCCACCAGTCCGTGTGGGTGCCGGAGGCGGGGGCTGCAGGGGCAGCGAGATGCTGGGTCATGTCTTCCCTGAGATCGAGAGGTCGGGTGCGAGGGGGGTTGCGTGCCGTGTCAGGACTTCGTCGCGCCGGCCGTCAGTCCACCGACGAGGTGGCGCTGGACGAAGCCGAAGATCACGGCGGCGGGCACCGCGACGATCACGGCCGCGGCGGTCAGCGAACCCCAGTCGCTGGTGTACTGATTGACGAAGGTCTGCAGGCCGCCCGCCAGGGTGAGGTTCTCCTCGCCGGTCATGAAGGCGGAGGCGTACGCGACTTCGGCCCAGCCGGTGATGAAGCTGTAGAAGCCGGTGACGGCGAGACCGGGCTTGGCCAGCGGCACGATGAGCCGCCAGAAGGTGCCGAACGGGTTGAGCCCGTCCACCCGCCCGGCTTCGTCGATCTCCACCGGGATGGTGTCGAAGTACCCCTTCATCATCCAGGCGCAGAACGGCACGGCGATCGTCAGGTAGGTGACGACAAGGCCGACGGGCTGGTTGAGCAGGCCCAGGCTGGCGAGGAGGTTGTAGAGCGGCACGATGAGCACCGCGACGGGGAACATCTGGGTGATCAGCAGGAGCCACATCAGCGAGCGCATGCCGGGGAACCTGAAGCGGCTGACGGCATAGCCGGTGGTCGCCGAGATGAAGACGCCGATCACCGTGGTCAGGCCCACGACGAGCAGGGAGTTGCCGAGCCAGCTCAGGAACTCGGTGTCGTTGACGACGTGGTCGTAGTTGCGGAACGTGAAGTCCTTGACCAGGTCGGTGGAGAACGCCTCGCTCGTCGGCTTGAACGAGGTGATGAGCAGCCACAGCGGTGGAAGCACCGCGGTGGCGGAGGCGAGGAGGAGGCCCACGTGGAGCGCGACGGAGGCCAGCGGCCCGCGTTCGCCGCGCTCCCTGACCTTCGCCTTCGACCCGCGAGCGGAAGAGGCCTTCTGGTCGGTCATGGTGGTCACCACACTTCTCCCTGCTTGCGGAGCGCGCGGCGGTAGACGACCGCGAAGAGCGAAAGGAGCAGCAGAATGATGACGCCCCAGGCCGCGGATCCCGCGAAGTCGCGCGGGCTGACGACGAACGAGAGCCGGTAGGCGTACGTCACCAGGATCTCGGTGGCGTCTCCCGGACCGCCCCGGGTGAGCAGGAAGATCACCGGGAACATGTTGAAGGTCCAGATGCCGCTGATCAGGATCACGGTGCTGCTGACGGTGCGCAGGCCCGGCAGTGTGATGTGCCTAAAGCGCTGCCAGGCGTTCGCGCCGTCCATCTCCGCGGCTTCATAGAGCTCGCCGGGGATGGACTGGAGTCCGCCGAGCATGGCGACCAGCATGAACGGGACGCCGAGCCAGACATTGACCGTGATCACCGAGAGCTTGGCCCAGGTGGGGTCGTTCAGCCACGGGATCGCGTCGATGCCGCCGCCGGCGAGGATCTTGTTGAGGATGCCGTTCTTCTCGTTGAACAGCAGGCGCCAGGTGAACACGGAGACGAAGGCCGGGACCGCCCACGGCAGGATCAGCGCCATCCGGTAGAAGGAGCGCCCCGCCAGCTTGCGGTTGAGCATGTTCGCCAGGACCAGGCCCAGCGTGAAGGAGATCGCGACGCAGGAGACGGTCCAGATGATCGTCCAGGTCAGCCGGTCCCAGAAGACGCCGTCGGAGAGGACCGCGGTGTAGTTGTCCAGGCCGACGGACTTGTAGGTCGCCGGGATGTGGTTGACGCCGATGGTGCGCTCGACGTTCGCCTCGTTGGCGTCGGTCGTCGACAGGTACAGGCCGCGCACCAGCGGGTAGCCGATGATCACGCCGATCACGGCCACCACCGGGGCGACCATGGCCCAGGCGTACCAGTGGGTGGACAGCGACCTGCGCAGCCGTCCGGGGGTCTTGCCGGTCCGCGGGCCGCGGCCGCGGACGCTGTGGGCGTCCGCGGCCTTGGCCAGTGACTGGCTGCTGTCAACAGCCATTTACTTGTAGTCCTTCAGCAGCTTGCGGTAGGCGTCGCCGACACCCTTCGCCCCGTTCTCGGGGGAGGTCTTGCCGCTGAGCACCTTCTCCATCTGGAGACGGATCGGCTCGAACAGGGCGTTGGCCTCCGGGATCCAGGGCCGCTCCACGGACTTGTCCACGGCCGGCTTGAAGAACTGGACCATCTGGTTGTCCTTGACGGACTTCACGTCGTACACCGAGGTGCGCGTGGGCAGCAGGCTCAGCTTCTCGGTGGTCTGCTGCTGCACCTTGGCCGAGCTCATGTACTTGATGAACTCGTAGCTCGCGTCGAGGTTCTTGGAGCCCGCGTAGGCCGCGAGGTTCCAGCCGCCCTGCGGGGAGGCCTGGCGGTCGCTGCCGCCGGGGACGGGGGCGATGCCGAGGTTGCCCTTGTCGCCCTTGAACTCCTTGCCCTGCATGGCTCCCTCGATGGACCACGGTCCGTCGAGGGCCATCGCGACATCGCCGTCCTTGAAGGCGTTGAGCTGGTTGTTGTAGCCGTCGCTCGCGTCGGTGGTGGCCGCCTTGGAGTCGACCAGGTCCTTCATGACCTCGAAGGCCGCGGCGCCCTGGGGGTCGTCGACGGTGATCTTCTTGCTCTTGGTGTCGAGGAGGTCGCCGCCCTCGCCGTAGAGGTACGGGAGGTAGTAGTACGGGTCGTCGCCGCGGAGGTAGAGGCCGGTCTTGCCGGACTTCGACTTGATCTTCTTCGCGGCGCTCTTCACCTCGTCGAAGGTCTTGGGCGCCTCGACACCGGCCTCCTTGAGCATCTTCTTGTTGTAGAAGAGCGCCAGGGTGTCGATGGTCTGCGGGGCGGCGTAGGTCTTGCCCTTGAACTTGGTGCTTGCCGCGGCCTGCGGGAGGTAGTCGTCCGCCTTGTCCAGGGCGGGGGTGCCCTCGAGCGGGGCGAGGTAGCCCAGGTTGGCGAAGTCCGCGACCCAGGCGACCTCGGTGCGCATCACGTCGGGGGCGCCGGAGTTGCCGCCGGCGGCGTTCTTGAACTTGGCGTTGGCCTCGCCGAACGCGACGCTCACGTAGTTGACCTTGACGTCCGGGTGGAGCTTCTCGAAGCCCTTGGCGAGCTTCTCGTAGGTCCCCTTCTCGGCGTCGTTCGAGGTGTCCCAGAAAGTGACGGTTCCGGACAGCTTGCCCGAACTGCTCTTACCACTGTCACTGTCATCGCCACCGCACGCTGCCGCTGTCAAAGCCAGGGCCGCGACCAGTGCGGTGGCCGCTATGCCACGCCGCATGTGAACTCCTTCAACTGATCCCGGAACAAGGGGAGGCGAAACCCCCAACAGAGCTGCCTCCTACGAGCCGCACTCGACGCGGCGCCGGGTTGCCAGGGAACGTAACAGGATTGAAAAGCGCTCGAAAGACCTTGCGAGAAATTTCTGCAAGCTCTGCTGATCGTTACTCCTGTGTGTCCTTACGGTTGCTCTTGCTGCGCTTGACAGGCCCCTGAGGTGGGGTCGTTGTTCCCTAGTTCGCCCTGAATGCCCCGCAAGTACCTTGCAGAGTCAGTACTTGCTGCAAGCTTTCACAAGCAGTGGGCAAGCAGGCAGATCACCGGTACAGTCCCTGCATGACCGCACGGCTCGTCGACATCGCAGCACAGGCGGGGGTGAGCGAAGCCACCGTCAGCCGCGTCCTCAACGGCAAGCCCGGTGTTGCGGCGGCCACCCGCGAATCCGTCCTCGCCGCCCTGGACATGCTCGGCTTCGAGCGGCCCACCCGGCTGCGACAGCGCAGCAGCGCAGGACTGGTCGGCCTGATCACGCCCGAGCTGGACAACCCGATCTTCCCCGCGCTCGCCCAGGTCATCGCCCAGGCCCTGACCCGCCAGGGCTACACACCGGTGCTCGCCACCCAGACACCCGGCGGCTCCACCGAGGACGAGCTCACTGAGATGCTGGTGGACCGCGGCGTCTCCGGGATCATCTTCGTCTCCGGACTGCACGCGGACACCACCGCCGACATGGAGC
Protein-coding sequences here:
- the pulA gene encoding pullulanase-type alpha-1,6-glucosidase — encoded protein: MAGSPRRTLVTTALALLAAVAPMTPSVAAAPRAPAAADAPADLDLSTSRAQWVDRDTVAWDVRGDSATQELVYAHDGQLTVKNGALVGEGRRIRLAPAEGGLTDAQRKKYPHLKGYAAFTVDPRDRDRVRHALTGQLVATRSSADGTLLTATGVQTQGVLDDLYSATATKAALGPQFRGGRPTLALWAPTAQSVSLELDGKRVAMRRDDTSGVWSVAGARSWTGKQYRYVVKVWAPSVQKVVTNKVTDPYSTALTADSRRSIAVDLDDPKLAPKGWEQLRKPKATPLRDAQIQELHIRDFSVEDSTARHPGKYLAFTDTKSDGMKHLSKLAKAGTSYVHLLPAFDIGTIPERAADQATPDCDLRAPAPDSDQQQACVTRTAAKDAYNWGYDPLHYTVPEGSYASDPSGTRRTVEFRQMVQGLGDSGLRTVMDVVYNHTVASGQADKSVLDKIVPGYYQRLLADGTVATSTCCANTAPENAMMGKLVVDSLVTWAKEYKVDGFRFDLMGHHPKANILAVRKALDALTLKKDGVDGKNIVLYGEGWNFGEIADDARFVQATQKNMAGTGIATFSDRGRDAVRGGGPFDEDPGVQGFASGLFTDPNASKANGTPAEQKARLLHYQDLLKVALTGNLAAYTFTDSTGKRVKGSEVDYNGAPAGYAAAPGDALSYSDAHDNESLYDALAFKLPSDTTAAERSRMQVLAMATSTLAQGPSLSQAGSDLLRSKSLDRNSYDSGDWFNALHWDCRDGNGFGRGLPPAADNKDKWPYGKPLLTSATLTPGCAEIDGTSAAYQDLVKLRATEPAFSLATSGQVQSRLSYPLSGTSAETPGVITMELGNLVVVFNATPDAQKQRVADLANTAYALHPVQAKGADPVVKSASYERSSGTFSVPARSVAVFERG
- a CDS encoding LacI family DNA-binding transcriptional regulator, which translates into the protein MGGVTLSPPRDADRSDRGAPRLADLAAQSGVSEATASRVLNGKPGVAAGTRRRVLAALDVLGYERPMRLKRHSAGLVGLVIPELSNPIFPAFAQVVEQVLSGHGYTPMLCTQMPDGASEDELVEQLEERRVSGIVFLSGLHADTTADPTRYLELHARGVPFVLINGYNEHIPVSFVSPDDRAAARMAVRHLVDLGHQRIGLAIGPTRYVPSLRKAEGFTSALHALLGLEQGEAEQLVQRTLFTVEGGHAAASALLDQGCTAMVCGSDMMALGAVRAVRERGLSVPGDVSVVGFDDSPLIAFTDPPLTTVRQPVQAMASAAVGALLEELHGNPVQHTEFVFQPELVVRGSTAQPRR
- a CDS encoding glycoside hydrolase family 13 protein; this translates as MTQHLAAPAAPASGTHTDWWRGAVIYQVYPRSFADGNGDGMGDLDGVRARLPYLRDLGVDAVWLSPFYASPQADAGYDVADYRAIDPMFGSLLDADALLRDAHDLGLRIIVDLVPNHSSDRHDWFRRALREGPGSPLRERYHFRPGKGEDGELPPNDWESVFGGPAWTRVPDGEWYLHLFAPEQPDFNWEHPAVHDEFRSILRFWLDMGVDGFRVDVAHGLVKAEGLPDIGRGDQLKLLGNDVMPFFDQDGVHEIYRSWRKVLTEYAGERILVAEAWTPTVERAAAYVRQDEMHQAFNFQYLGTHWDATELREVIDVSLAAMRPVGAPATWVLSNHDVTRHATRFANPPGLGTQLRTAGDRALGLRRARAATLLMLALPGSAYVYQGEELGLPDVTELPDEVRQDPSFVRASGQDGFRDGCRVPIPWTTDGSSYGFGAGGSWLPQPEGWGELSVQAQTGDPASTLELYRRALALRREQPGLGAGDSLEWLEAPEGVLAFRRDGFVCTANTTGAAVRIPAPGRILLSNAEVETADGKVELPADTTVWWAV
- a CDS encoding sugar ABC transporter permease — encoded protein: MTDQKASSARGSKAKVRERGERGPLASVALHVGLLLASATAVLPPLWLLITSFKPTSEAFSTDLVKDFTFRNYDHVVNDTEFLSWLGNSLLVVGLTTVIGVFISATTGYAVSRFRFPGMRSLMWLLLITQMFPVAVLIVPLYNLLASLGLLNQPVGLVVTYLTIAVPFCAWMMKGYFDTIPVEIDEAGRVDGLNPFGTFWRLIVPLAKPGLAVTGFYSFITGWAEVAYASAFMTGEENLTLAGGLQTFVNQYTSDWGSLTAAAVIVAVPAAVIFGFVQRHLVGGLTAGATKS
- a CDS encoding carbohydrate ABC transporter permease produces the protein MAVDSSQSLAKAADAHSVRGRGPRTGKTPGRLRRSLSTHWYAWAMVAPVVAVIGVIIGYPLVRGLYLSTTDANEANVERTIGVNHIPATYKSVGLDNYTAVLSDGVFWDRLTWTIIWTVSCVAISFTLGLVLANMLNRKLAGRSFYRMALILPWAVPAFVSVFTWRLLFNEKNGILNKILAGGGIDAIPWLNDPTWAKLSVITVNVWLGVPFMLVAMLGGLQSIPGELYEAAEMDGANAWQRFRHITLPGLRTVSSTVILISGIWTFNMFPVIFLLTRGGPGDATEILVTYAYRLSFVVSPRDFAGSAAWGVIILLLLSLFAVVYRRALRKQGEVW
- a CDS encoding extracellular solute-binding protein encodes the protein MRRGIAATALVAALALTAAACGGDDSDSGKSSSGKLSGTVTFWDTSNDAEKGTYEKLAKGFEKLHPDVKVNYVSVAFGEANAKFKNAAGGNSGAPDVMRTEVAWVADFANLGYLAPLEGTPALDKADDYLPQAAASTKFKGKTYAAPQTIDTLALFYNKKMLKEAGVEAPKTFDEVKSAAKKIKSKSGKTGLYLRGDDPYYYLPYLYGEGGDLLDTKSKKITVDDPQGAAAFEVMKDLVDSKAATTDASDGYNNQLNAFKDGDVAMALDGPWSIEGAMQGKEFKGDKGNLGIAPVPGGSDRQASPQGGWNLAAYAGSKNLDASYEFIKYMSSAKVQQQTTEKLSLLPTRTSVYDVKSVKDNQMVQFFKPAVDKSVERPWIPEANALFEPIRLQMEKVLSGKTSPENGAKGVGDAYRKLLKDYK